GTAAGTGCCATCCTTGTAATTGGAGGGATTGCCTACAAATGAGTTAAGACTTAAGCACACCTATACAGAGTTTAGTACCGTGAAAAAGTTAACGAAAATAGCCAAGGgcacaaaaggaaataacagCCGTTACCCCAAAATTGTAACTGTGGATTAATTTATCTACCAAGCAAAAGTTCTAGCAATTAACTACTATCATTTGCACTCAGCTTTACCCCTCATCGCCACTTCTTAATCGTAATGTTTCATTCATCGCCCTGCTCACtctaccaccaaaaaaaaaaaaaaaaaaaacttaattccTGGACAAGAAATCTTGCCTACTTCCCTCAACCCTCACAATGAAGATGATGACTGAAAACTGTATAGGGCTAGTAAAACCAGAGTTCCCTACATTCCCAAATTATGGCagaattttaaggaaaaaataacACACTTAATGGATTTCCGGGTAATAATAGATTTCTGGGCAATTCCACCAAGAATATAGTGTACTACTTCACCTGCCAGTCAGATTCCATGTGACTAATCAACTAAGATTCAGGCAACTTCAGCAGAAACATATCGAAGACTAAGATACGATCACAGAACCGTGTAAACCTTCCAGAACAAGTCCTTGCACAAGGGGTAGCAAACCATAGAACAAGATTTGGAAAGCGCGTTACAAGTTCGAATCGAGCTCCCACACCTCAATGATCTCTCCTAAATGTAAAAGAACTGTGACCTCGACAAGAAAGCACCAACCTTCAACAGAGGCATGTGTATATCCCCTAACGTGTCATTGGGCGAGAGCAAAGCCGTTTCGAACTCTTCCGCAGAGAACTCCACCGAGATATTCAACAGAGGCCTAAAGACCTACGCAAACCCAAGCCAGCAAAATCAAAACTTCCGCCCCTCAAGAAGAACAAGGCCACTTCcccaaccaaataaaaaagcCTAAAACTTTTCACGAACGAGCTCACGCACATGCAAGAAATTGAGTATCGAGGCCAATTCCCACATTGACCGGAGGCTCCACCGCGGCAGCTGCCCGGCCTCGGGGGCCGCCACGAGCGGCGTGACGATCCTGCTGCTGGCGCATTGCGCGGGCGACTCCTCCTCCGCCCGCTCGCGCTCCTCCTTCCTCgcgggccgccgccgccgccttggGCCTCCTCTCCGCGGCGCCGTGCTGCTGCTGGtagtgctgctgctgctgcgcgGCCTGGAGCCTGGAGGCAGCCCTAATCGCGCACGCCCGCGCGGGGCGGCCGCTCCGGGTGGGGACCACCACGACGGTGGTGGTGCCGTTCTTCGCCTCGTCCTCCTGCCGCTtgctcccgccgtcgccggcgcccttcgccggcgccgccgcggcggcggcggcggggggccCGGGGCGTCGGGCCGGCGGTCGGGGAGGATCGGGCGGAGGGGATCGAAGCGGCCGGCGACGAGGACATGGCTGGGGAGCGGAGATCGGGGAGGGTTTGGGCGGGGGGAAGTTAGGGCGGGGGATTAGGGGGAGGAGATCATGGCCGTCGGATTGGGGAATCGGCGGTCGAGGTCGGGAGAACGGGGgaggggtagagagagaaaatcagGAGAgagaaggtagagagagaatcAGGGGCGGGAGAGCAGGAGAAGGGAATGGGGGAGGGGGCTCTGCGACTTTTTGCTGCTTCTTCTGCAAGTGGAAATTTTTctcgaggagagagaaagagggatgGAGGGAGGGTTGtgaggaaagaggagaagaagaagaagaatggtagagagagagagagcagaaggAGGAGAAGGCCTGAAATTCCAattcggatttttcttttctttttgttacttttttatCTCTTGGTAAAGAATTGATTTATCATGTACGTGGTTTAAATTAACTAGGGTCAATATCGGTAAAAacataaattgatatatttaaagtaaggttaataccctgaaaaacacTCAAACCTGCAACTTGTGCATAAATttccccaaactattttttgaccataaaaaaccctggaaaatttgtgacaaatttatcccgattatttataaaaaaccctaaacctaagtacatttatgacaaattcaccccaaactaatttattcgactgcaaaaaaccataaacggtaaatttgtgacaaatataccttatattaaattggattaataccacaaaaaaatcataaaaattgtaaaccgaaaatcctaaattggtatctTTGGTTAAtcgtcacgtgtcatttaacctaataatttgataataaaatttaacgaaaactaacatagggtaaatttgtcacaagtgtaacccaggtttggggtaaatttgtcaaaggtataccaatttggggtttttggttgtcaaaaaaatagttttgggtaaatttgtcacaagtgtgtAGGTTTGGGGTTTTcggggtattaaccctttaaagtatacatatgacaaatttaccctccattaCTTTCCgttaaaatttattatcaaattactaatTTAGATGACATATGATTGCTAACGAGAACACTAATTTGGGGTTTAGTTTGTGACTTTTTGTGATATCAATccaattgaatggaaaataatgtaaagtaaatttgttataaatgtactagtttcaagattttaatgataaaaaattagtttagaataaatttatgacGGATGTATTAATTaagagttttttgtgatattatcattattaaattaactaaatataaGAAGTATgttgttttcaaaatactaaTTATGTGTATCTCAAAAGACATATTTCACGGATATACATAGtcttccattaaattttaccattaaattgcTAAGTAAGATGACATATTTGTcaacaagtgtactagttttgagtttaattaaaaaataatggagagtaaatttgtcacaaatatattaatttcgggattttaataataaacatttagtttagagtaaatttgtcacggatgTGCTAATTAAGGGttatttgtgatattaaccttaataaattaactaaatataaGAAGTACatagttttcaaaatattaattatgtGTATCTCAAAAGTAATTGATGTATTAAATaattgtgtgtttttttttatatatttagtcatttatcaaGTGCTAAGGAACACTTTCAATGAAATTCAATtggatttgcatttttttctgaACACACTCCGTAAAGAAGAAGTCGTTTCCTTTTACGAGGGCGGTTAGGTAAGactatttgaaaaagaaaaaggaggcaATGATTTATTTTGCAgattaaatttcaaaagaaaatgaccaagaaataTATTGCTTCCATGGCCTTTGTGCATTTCTCTTTGGGTTAATGAAATATCGAGGAGAGGCTGATAAATCAGGTCAATAAAAATCTTAAGATCACAAATACATACCTTGCAATCGGGCAGAATTATCTTAATGCACATCCTTAGAAGTTTTCACATTTCGCGAGATTTTCAACGCAAGGATTGGGGAAAAAATCCATGGATAGTTCGATTTATCTCTTTTAATATAGTCTAGATGATTCAAATTGCGTTCTTAGTGTAGGGTTTTTACTTCTTGTCCCATTTATTATCAGATCCCGTCATCtataattgaatttcttgtacCACTAGTAATTAATCCTCTTGGTTAAGTGGACGATTAGACTTGGCTTAAGTAGGTTTTGTAATttcatcctttttctttggccttttTGGCAAATGTCTTTTTAGAGGCATAATCTTCCTAGGTAATATAATAAGGATTAATActcatgaaaaactccaaatttatatacttatgataaatttatctaaaattatttttttaccatgaaaaccccaaactaacaattcatgacaaatttaccataagcgattataaaaaaaccctaaattgatatatttatgacaaatttacctcaaaactaatttatttgaccgcaaaaaatcaaattgataaatttgtgataaatataccattcattaaattggattaatatcacaaaaaaatcacaaaaattagaAACTATAACAAACAAaacgtaaaatcctaaattagtatattaaTCAAATCAcgtattaatttaatgaaaattaatagatggtaaatttgtcataagtataccagtttggggtaaatttgtcaaaagtataccgatttggggtttttggtggttaaaaaaatagtttgggataaatttatcgcagatgtataccaatttggggtttttagggtattaacccatataataataaaacattttccttttccttctggTTGGATCTCTTTTGACCCAGCCAGTTCTCTTAGTTTGGGCCGACATGTAATGGGCCCAAAGTCAACCCCATCGGCCCAACTGACTTTAGCAGTTCAAGTTGTTCCGTGAAAACATGTCATATGCCTTTTTCTCACACAGTTCAAAGGTATTTCCGTGATGATCTTGAAGCAATTCCATGCAACAGCACCTCAAACAACACTATGATCTGCAAGCAAAATTGGAATTCACACTCGCGAAGTTGCCGGAGAGAGTGCATTTGCATAAAGTTGCTACATTTTTCAGGCCGTCAGGTAGGGCTACATGTTGCCCCAGAGGAATAACCACAGAGAGGCAACTAGGCACACCAAGCTGCTGTATCTGTAGACCAACAGGTTTGCATCCGAAGGCTGTGTGCTCGGAGCCGGGGCCGAGACGTTGGTAATGCTTTCTTTCGGGCATGTGTAGCTGCAGCGGCTTGGGCGGACGACCCTATATACCCCGTTGTAAGCCAGAATGTATATGTCCTTGCGATTGTCTTCCCCGAAAGAGTAGATGTAGTTCAGAGACGGAAGCGAGCTTCCTTGCACAGAGTCGCACTTTATAGGCGAGTCTGTCGCGCAGCTGAAGGGTATCTCACTCGAAGTGAAGTTGCCACTATTCTCAGGAGTCTCCACGGCGGCCCAGAGCGCTCCGGCGTATAAGTCTGCGTACAAGTACCTAAACAATGCGTGACATTTTAGTTAAATGGTCCATTCTGCAGTAACTTACAGACCAAGACATGCACACAGAACATCCCCAATGAGTACCAAATGCAGAACATCAAATGCAAATAGATGCGCATCGCTACTAACCTTCCATACATGCACGGGTCTGTGGTTGACCGATAAAAGTAGCCGCCAGTAATGGACGCAGATCCTAGCTTGTTATTAACCTGTGAGTGATTATATCCCAGCACAGGTAAAATGAAGTTTTCGCCTGTACTGAAGTATTTCCTTCAGAGGCGTAACGATACGGACCCTCATAAGCATGCCAGCCATAGTTTCCGTCCTTGGTGATTAGATCGACCTCTTCATATGTATCCTGTGGATTACGATGATCAATTTCAAGATTAGTTCAGAGACAGACTTGAAGTGCCTAACATGATGCCTATCTGTCAATTTGGCTTTGCAAGTGGCCTTTAGCAAGCAACTATGGCATACACACAGAAGAAACCCTTCTCAGTCGAGACGTTTCTTCGAGACAAATCTATGAGTGCTGGTTAAAGATGATGAACATGAAAATATCTCTAACCTGACCAACATCTCCACACATAAAATAGGAAGGCCTTGCTGCGTCAAAGCTGCAACGCCATGGATTTCTCATCCCTACAGCCCAGATCTCCGGCTGCAACCCGTTATCTTCGGTGAAGGGATTATCACTGGGTATAGAGTAGTTTCCCCAGAGACCAAGTTTGTTTATTTGATCAACACCTGAAACAATCAAGAGCTTGGTGCAGGTGATATGATGATAGCATCAAGAAGATAGTACTATAGATGTCGTTACTTACTCGGGATGTTATCAACATCAAGCCTCATGATCTTCCCGAGCAACgattttttgttctgggaaaaGTTGTAGGGGTCGCCTGAGTTATTAGGCGAGCCACCATCGCCCATCATAAAATATAAGTACCCATCAGTGGGTCCAAAGAGGATCTGTCCTCCGTGATGAGCGGTAAATGGAAGGCCCATAGTGAAGATCCTTCTCACTTCAATCGGTTGGGCACTCTTTGCCTGCACAAACAATGAAAGTTTGATCACATAACTGTCCCTTAAAAAGCAACAAGGTAAGAGAAGTAGAGGTTGACGTATGTACCATAGAAGGCTGAGATGCAGAACCATTAGCAGAATATTCTGCAATGACAGTTTGGTATTGGCACGGTTGAGAACCGCCATCGGAAGGTAGCTGTGAAGGGTCACAGTTCACATCTGAATTGCATGCACATCTTCCCGCACAACCAGGCCACTTTGACTTGTCGCAATTGAATGAAGCAAACAGCCGGCCATTCTCTGCAAAGTTCGGATGGATCGCAATACCCATCAACCCAAATTGTACATCAAAATGAACCTCATCAGTCAGGTCTAAAAAGGGACTGGACTGATCAATCTCCAAAATTCCTCCCGATCCCTGCTCAGGAATAGTAGCAAGCCAAATATAACCCTTCTGGTCAGAGAAGAAAGCACGGTTCGACCCATCAGGATGGGCAGCCATATCAAGATATGACCCATTCCCTATCTTCTCGAGGCACAACCCCTTTGGAGGGCTTGGTGCTTCTGTGCTATTCAGCTTAACAGCCTGACCATCGAAACATACAGATTCATCAAGTGACGCTCCACCAAACGCTTTGCAGAAATCTCCTTTAGACTGCCATAATGCAGTCAGCTTGGTGAAGCTGGCATTGACCAGTATTCCGGCTTGTCCTTGTAAGGAAGGCGCAAAGGGTGAGTTGAATATCGATACGTTTTGACACGTATCCCATACTGTGGAGCAGAAGTCAGTCTCTGCTTGGTTGGACTGCGATGAATTAGCCAAAACAGTCGAATTGCACAGGATAGGAACCGGCCGAGGCGTGGTAGCTACTGTAAATAACTCAGCAGAGAAAGGATCACATTTCTGTGAGCCATGATAGAGGGAAAAGGGGTGAGACCACAAATTTATTAAAGATTCACTCACAGCGATAGAAagcaaacaaaataaatttcaacgGGTGTCACTGGAAGAAATTTTCTCATCATGGACTAAGTAGTATCATGACACAGCAGATAAAATCATGTGTAATTTATAGACACCAAACTTCGACTAAATTTCGATCAATGGCTAAGTGAGCATCATGAGAGCTGTTGCATCTTCGATCCACTATTTGACCACAAAACAATCATGTTGGCCAAAAGTCAGTATTGCCTCATTAGAACTTCTCTTGGAAATCATATGGAGATGTGCAAAAATTTCAGTCAACTATGAGCCCGAAATCTCAGCTTCCATTCAACAGCCAACAGGCAATTTTAACAAGGCAGGGTGAGCAAAGGGCGTACCGCACAGAGGATTGACTTCAAAATCGCTGCACAACCAGAGTCGGACACATTCATGGCTTGAAACTGCTTCTGCAACTGCGAATCTTCAGTGGAGTTGCAGCATTTGCTTCCATTGTAAGGGCAGAATGTCAATGGAGTCGCCAGGGCACTTGGCGATCCTGTAAGCATTACAGGAAGATATCAACAGGATTCAGACAGCTACatatttcttgcacaaatttcaTGGCAAAAGCAAATCGTGAACTTTAAAAACGCAAAATGtaaaagagaaagcaatgaGAGAGAAAACTGAACTCACTTGAATCAGTGCATAGAGGAAGAGAAGCTGCAGGACTAGGAAACATCAGCAGCGAGCTAGAAACCAGAATGACAAGAGCAAGAAGACCACCCATCTTATGCCAGAATCACCCGAAACCCAAAAAAGAGTTGGCTTCTTTCACATCACTTTCTGCACTTTGTATACACCCAGTGCAAGATTTGAAAGGCACCCACCTCCGAATTTGACAAATGGAGACATTTATCTACAGAAAAACCAAAACTTTGGGGTGTTTGAACACCGAGCACCGTCAACTACTCTTTATCTCACCTCTATTTCACTCCATTATTGGCccaatctctttctctctctctacataatCTCTTGAGAAGAGCATCCAGAAGGGGCAAAAATAAACAATTCCTACTGTCTGTTCagccttcttttctcttctctctctctctctctctctctctctctgagtccCAAGCCTTTAGACTTTTTCTATTGTTCAAACCGCTGGCGGAAAACAGATCACCATAAATCTTTAAAATTAGAGACAGAGGTGGTGGCCGGGAGACTCTAAGTTTGACTTTCACATGAATaaatttcccttcttttctcttttcaatccAAGAAATTTAATTGGGGTGGTTGAGAAGGAAACCCCCCCTCCGCCGTGTTCTCAGCACCACCAAGTTTGGCAATGACAAATCTTGGTGGGCTTCTTGTGTCATGCGCCACAACCGCAATCCATCGCCTCCGTTCCGCGAGCTCAGACGACATTCGCTTTCACCAAGCCCGAAAAGACATAAACGCACTTCAAGAAACTCGCCGAATGTGCACACCAGCACATTCCCCGCTCGCACTCTTGGTCGAACAGAGGCCGAAAACCAATGACTTTTCCCATGTCATGCTGATCACATAACTTCTTGTTCTTGCTACATATGCATAAATTAGAAAAGGAGAAGGGGGGCCGTGCCAGCACGTGAAAAACTAGAAGACGGTTCTTGCATATGATTTGATTCTGTTCACCGCAACAACTTATGATAGCCCAAGATTTCCTGTCTTTAATTTTTTCGCCTCTTTCCGCACCAGGATCACATGTAAGACAAGCGAAAACGAGAGCCATGCCTGTCCGGGCAGCTCGTCCAGATAAAgctaaaaaatgattaattaaatttaagacGACACGTCTGCACGTCTGTAATAAATGATTAACTAATGTAGTAAGTCAAAGGTCTGGTTTTCTTTATGTGTTAAATCTCATATATGTCATCAAGCGAGGGAGGGCGCAATGGATGGTGAGGATTGAGAGCGAACATGGCGTGTGAAAATGACCCGGATGACCAATTCTTCCACCTTCGTTTTCTGTCTTTGGTTGACAAGAGAACGAGGACGGTAAAGAGATTTTCTTGTTGGCCTGTCTTCAGGCGAGGATAAGGTTAAAGAAAGAATTCTGTCCAGATGGGAAAAGACGAAAGAAAAGGATGAAAGAGGATTTTTGAAGCTTTGACTTTTGAGAAGGAGACGCTTTCGGCATTGCACTCTTCACATTGACTAGAGTAAGTTGGAAAGTCGCCATTGTATCGTTGTTCCATTGATGTCGtggtttggtaacgtttgtggCTTTCAGGACCATTCTTTATTCCAAACTCTAGTCAGATAAATAAGGATCTGCAAATTACAAGATAACAAGAGTGCTTCCTTTTCAATTCGTCGGACCAAGCCATGAGCTGCCGAAGTGTCGTCTTTCCCCTTCGTCTTCGACTTTCGGGTAGTCTTTATACTCGAGCTCAAGTCACCCCAGCATGTCTATCTTGCAAGATGCTAAGAAAGTAAGGAAGACAGCGTTAATTCGAAGCTTGGTGCTTTGCTAACCCGGTGCGCAAGAATATGACTTGCATAAAGTTCACATTAACCCGCCAATAGATAAATGACCATGTTGTCTTTCACAAGAACGTTCTAAAGTCAAATGCTTTTGTCGGTGTCCGATTCATTTACTATTGCAACTTGCATTGAAATGATCTCCTGGTCAGTCCTTTTTCGTAGTTAATGCGACAATGACGTCCTCTTTGGACTTTCGTTTTAGCCCGCTGAATTGCAAAGCGTCGTCCACCGCCACCCCCACTTTTACACAATACTCAATAGTATAGTGGAAGACAATCAAGAGCCAAGCATTCTTCTtggtaaagaaacaaattaaCTACTTGgtctttttgattttctttttttggttgaaaacaGCTAAATGAGAAGGGAAGCCCTAAAGTTTTACACTGCCAAATTTGAATTCCTTTCCCTCAAATTACCACGGCTTTTGAATTAGTAGTTGATCAACACTAAACAGAGAATattcaccaaaaaataaaaccacTAAACAGAGAATGGAAGATCTAGCTGCCTTCAGTTCGAAAGAGCAAAATGAGCAGATAATTCTGATAGGAATCAGACTGCATGTCTCCGTTCTCCCTACCACAAAGCCACCGCAATCATCTGGGACATAAGTTGGCAGCAAAGAAGGAACCCAACGATGCAACTAGCACTACTTCAACAGCATTCAAGTCTGCTGTACAGAGGTTAACGATTACTTGTGCAATGCCACGTACCCCAGAAATAGCCAGCTTAAAAGTTCACCTGTGTGTTGGATCTATGTTGTTCCTCCTATTGAAAACACAGGCCGCTATCGCATTTTTAACTGTCCAGTGCACCAAGTGCTTTCATGTCCTCCAAGAAAGCCGTGTACGAGTCATCAATGCCCTTTGGGACGGTGGAAGATGAACTAACAACCTCTGGCTTCACAACTGTAGGAGTCACAGGTCGCGGGGCTGCTACTGCCGTTGAGACTGCTGCTTTTGGTTTCGATTTTGGAACTGCAGACTCTCGCCTCACCCGAACAGATGCAGGAACCTGTTGCCACATAAATATGCTCAGCTAAAACTGCCAAGTAATGAAATATAATGCAGAAGGCCAGAAAGGAAGATGCAATGACAGCAGTGAACAAAGGAGAATGGAATCACCATGGCCGTAAGTTCCGGTGTGTGCTGAGCAAGTGGCCTTTTTACAACAGTGGGGGCTGCTGACTTCACATATGATGGCTTCGGGGGTACAGGTGGCCTAATAGCAGCAAGATCGTCTTCTAGCAGAGTGGGTGGTGGACCAGGTGGAAGCGGAGGCCTCATCATCGGAGGAGCTCCAGGCGGAGGG
The nucleotide sequence above comes from Eucalyptus grandis isolate ANBG69807.140 chromosome 2, ASM1654582v1, whole genome shotgun sequence. Encoded proteins:
- the LOC104418825 gene encoding LOW QUALITY PROTEIN: HIPL1 protein (The sequence of the model RefSeq protein was modified relative to this genomic sequence to represent the inferred CDS: inserted 1 base in 1 codon), which gives rise to MGGLLALVILVSSSLLMFPSPAASLPLCTDSRSPSALATPLTFCPYNGSKCCNSTEDSQLQKQFQAMNVSDSGCAAILKSILCAKCDPFSAELFTVATTPRPVPILCNSTVLANSSQSNQAETDFCSTVWDTCQNVSIFNSPFAPSLQGQAGILVNASFTKLTALWQSKGDFCKAFGGASLDESVCFDGQAVKLNSTEAPSPPKGLCLEKIGNGSYLDMAAHPDGSNRAFFSDQKGYIWLATIPEQGSGGILEIDQSSPFLDLTDEVHFDVQFGLMGIAIHPNFAENGRLFASFNCDKSKWPGCAGRCACNSDVNCDPSQLPSDGGSQPCQYQTVIAEYSANGSASQPSMAKSAQPIEVRRIFTMGLPFTAHHGGQILFGPTDGYLYFMMGDGGSPNNSGDPYNFSQNKKSLLGKIMRLDVDNIPSVDQINKLGLWGNYSIPSDNPFTEDNGLQPEIWAVGMRNPWRCSFDAARPSYFMCGDVGQDTYEEVDLITKDGNYGWHAYEGPYRYASEGNTSVQXENFILPVLGYNHSQVNNKLGSASITGGYFYRSTTDPCMYGRYLYADLYAGALWAAVETPENSGNFTSSEIPFSCATDSPIKCDSVQGSSLPSLNYIYSFGEDNRKDIYILAYNGVYRVVRPSRCSYTCPKESITNVSAPAPSTQPSDANLLVYRYSSLVCLVASLWLFLWGNM